A genomic segment from bacterium encodes:
- a CDS encoding tetratricopeptide repeat protein — protein sequence MFIILIPSLLAITGITLASRVVYKKIPKEISELDKATANVDFGPAFYEKALDSFSLKSKQVALSAFTKLVYKLKITSLKTDNFFSRLLNEIKHHKTNIQESSVASTIPKEESNILADRTFKVQLTSIGDTEGIISIRKSEPPFGVKKAEPKIEPLSAFEKQEEQLISQLSYNAKDVSAYKRLGWLYLENNKPIEARQAFKTAVKLGSKDKIIVTKLLEMGGVVHKEGTGLHKPIQETKPVLASAPIHEVRMSKQKTRKLKVKKI from the coding sequence ATGTTTATTATATTGATTCCCTCACTATTAGCAATTACGGGTATAACCTTAGCGAGCCGAGTGGTTTATAAAAAAATACCCAAAGAGATTTCGGAGCTGGATAAGGCTACAGCTAACGTGGATTTTGGCCCAGCTTTTTATGAAAAAGCTTTGGACTCTTTTTCTTTGAAATCAAAACAGGTGGCCTTAAGCGCATTTACAAAATTAGTTTATAAACTTAAAATAACTTCTTTAAAAACAGACAATTTTTTCTCTAGATTGCTTAACGAAATCAAGCATCATAAAACAAATATACAAGAATCGTCTGTGGCCTCTACGATTCCAAAAGAAGAATCTAATATTTTGGCAGACAGAACTTTTAAAGTTCAACTAACTTCAATCGGCGATACAGAAGGCATTATAAGCATAAGAAAATCAGAGCCCCCTTTTGGTGTTAAAAAGGCAGAGCCCAAAATAGAACCTTTATCGGCTTTTGAAAAACAAGAAGAACAACTTATTAGCCAGCTTTCTTATAATGCTAAAGATGTTTCGGCTTATAAACGCTTAGGCTGGTTATATTTGGAAAATAATAAACCGATTGAGGCAAGGCAAGCTTTTAAAACAGCGGTTAAATTGGGTTCTAAAGATAAAATTATCGTAACTAAACTTTTAGAGATGGGTGGAGTGGTTCATAAAGAAGGCACTGGTTTACATAAGCCTATACAAGAAACAAAACCTGTTTTGGCCAGTGCGCCAATCCATGAGGTTAGAATGTCTAAACAAAAAACTAGAAAATTGAAGGTGAAGAAAATTTAG
- the tsf gene encoding translation elongation factor Ts, producing the protein MIDSSQVKKLRDVTGASMMDCKRALESAGGDMDKAQGFLKEQGVKIAEKKSARNTSAGLVEPYIHTDGQSGVLVEVLCETDFVARNPIFKELAHDIAMQIMAMDPQTNEELLASQFIKNPELTVAAHLHSKIAVIGENIKISRFSRFQI; encoded by the coding sequence ATGATAGACAGTTCTCAAGTAAAAAAATTACGCGATGTTACTGGTGCCTCTATGATGGATTGTAAAAGAGCCTTAGAAAGCGCTGGGGGCGATATGGATAAAGCTCAAGGCTTTTTAAAAGAACAGGGCGTAAAAATTGCGGAAAAAAAATCTGCTAGAAACACTAGTGCAGGTTTAGTTGAACCATACATTCATACCGACGGCCAAAGCGGCGTTTTGGTGGAAGTTTTGTGTGAGACAGATTTTGTGGCGCGAAACCCAATTTTTAAAGAGTTGGCTCACGATATTGCTATGCAGATTATGGCGATGGATCCGCAAACAAACGAAGAACTTCTGGCTTCTCAATTCATCAAAAACCCAGAATTAACTGTGGCAGCCCATCTTCATTCTAAAATAGCTGTGATTGGAGAAAATATTAAAATTAGCCGGTTTTCTAGGTTTCAGATCTAG
- the rpsB gene encoding 30S ribosomal protein S2, translated as MTTDVLFVNVVLLTMITAQELMQAGAHIGHKKSKWNPKMAPFVFGVRNSLHIIDVTKTAEKLDEAIKFLIETVKSGGTILFVGARIQTKEMITEIAKELNMPYVSGRWIGGLYTNYKVIKERLKYFRDLEEKIKNNDLGGYTKKERLNFERHLVKMEKEMGGIKNLQTLPQVIFITDANAEEDAILEAKKMGAKVVGIVDTSADPSKIDYPIPANNDSLSSLGLILGTIKQELKILTK; from the coding sequence TTGACAACAGACGTTCTTTTTGTTAATGTTGTTTTGCTAACAATGATTACGGCTCAAGAACTAATGCAGGCTGGTGCTCATATTGGGCATAAGAAGTCTAAATGGAACCCTAAGATGGCTCCATTTGTTTTTGGCGTGCGTAATAGCTTACATATTATAGATGTTACTAAAACAGCTGAAAAGCTTGACGAAGCTATCAAATTTTTAATTGAAACTGTTAAAAGCGGTGGGACAATTTTGTTTGTAGGCGCTAGAATTCAAACCAAAGAAATGATTACCGAAATAGCTAAGGAATTAAATATGCCTTATGTTTCGGGCAGATGGATTGGCGGTTTATATACCAACTATAAAGTTATTAAAGAAAGATTAAAGTATTTTAGAGATTTAGAAGAAAAGATAAAAAATAACGATTTAGGTGGATATACCAAGAAAGAAAGATTAAATTTTGAACGCCATTTAGTAAAAATGGAAAAAGAAATGGGCGGAATCAAAAATTTACAAACCCTACCTCAAGTAATATTTATTACCGATGCTAATGCCGAAGAGGATGCAATTTTAGAGGCTAAAAAAATGGGTGCCAAGGTTGTGGGTATAGTTGATACCAGCGCCGACCCTTCTAAAATAGACTATCCCATACCAGCTAATAACGACTCTCTGTCGTCTTTAGGTTTGATACTTGGTACAATAAAACAGGAACTAAAAATTTTAACCAAGTAG
- the rpmE gene encoding 50S ribosomal protein L31, whose amino-acid sequence MKTDIHPKYFTTAKVKCACGSTYTVGSTKEHIEVEVCNSCHPFYTGKENLVDSAGRVEKFRTRLSKKAIVPAVKKDRKTSKK is encoded by the coding sequence ATGAAAACAGACATCCATCCTAAATACTTTACTACCGCCAAGGTAAAATGCGCTTGCGGTAGTACCTATACTGTAGGCTCAACCAAAGAACATATCGAGGTTGAAGTTTGCAATTCTTGCCATCCTTTTTATACCGGCAAAGAAAATTTAGTAGACTCGGCTGGTCGTGTTGAAAAGTTTAGAACCAGACTTTCTAAAAAAGCCATTGTTCCTGCTGTTAAAAAAGATCGAAAGACTAGCAAGAAATAA
- a CDS encoding PCRF domain-containing protein yields MESSSVIIEIRPGAGGNEAAIFSGELFKMYKNYAAKKGLALTVLDSSVTSIGGIKDISFEISGQGAYDFYKQEAGVHRVQRVPRTEKSGRVHTSTVSVAVLKKASEKDVQINSGDLRIEFFRSSGPGGQNVNKRETAVRIVHIPTGTVVTAQTERGQEANKQAAMSILRSKVLEEREKTEGLKMQSERKTQIGTADRSEKIRTYNFPQDRITDHRIKKSWSQIAKVLDGNMDPIIKVFEKETNSLESQ; encoded by the coding sequence ATGGAATCCTCTTCCGTAATTATCGAAATCAGGCCGGGCGCCGGTGGCAACGAAGCTGCTATTTTTAGTGGCGAACTTTTTAAAATGTATAAAAATTATGCCGCTAAAAAAGGCTTAGCGCTAACCGTTTTGGATTCCTCTGTAACATCTATTGGTGGCATAAAAGATATTTCTTTTGAAATATCTGGCCAAGGAGCATATGATTTTTACAAACAAGAAGCTGGCGTACACCGTGTTCAGCGTGTTCCAAGAACAGAAAAAAGTGGCAGAGTTCACACCTCCACTGTTTCGGTAGCGGTGCTTAAAAAAGCCAGCGAAAAAGATGTACAAATTAATTCTGGCGATTTACGCATAGAATTTTTCCGTTCCTCTGGCCCTGGTGGCCAAAACGTAAACAAGCGTGAAACTGCAGTAAGGATAGTTCATATTCCAACCGGCACCGTGGTAACTGCTCAAACCGAGCGCGGCCAAGAAGCCAACAAACAGGCCGCGATGTCTATTTTAAGAAGCAAGGTTTTAGAAGAAAGAGAAAAAACCGAGGGTTTAAAAATGCAAAGCGAACGCAAAACCCAAATAGGTACGGCCGACAGATCGGAAAAAATTAGAACTTACAACTTTCCCCAAGATAGAATCACCGACCATAGAATTAAAAAAAGTTGGAGCCAAATAGCTAAAGTTCTAGACGGCAATATGGACCCGATTATAAAAGTTTTTGAAAAAGAAACTAATAGTTTAGAATCCCAATAA
- the lepA gene encoding translation elongation factor 4: MSTTQNIRNFSIIAHIDHGKSTLADRLLELTKTVEARQMHSQYLDMMDLERERGITIKMQPVRMLYESRINADDDADKRGLIYEDLTYKIRGVIFNVYNKLGHAFKESVYQSALVEEFTKIGLSFEKEKIIDILYENKKVGVYRPDFVIENKIIIETKALPFIGKLERQQIWQYLKGSQYRLALLVNFGGKELYIDRIVFDSIRDNPHLDQRKSAFILNLIDTPGHVDFSYEVSRSLAAVEGVILLVDGTKGIQAQTLAHLHQAQKQNKIIITAVNKIDLPNARPEEIEAELKNLLGQDVEIFKISAKDGTNVDKLLDAVIERIPSPEKKDRPSGKGGPSEDSPEISRALIFDSTYDSYKGVLAYVRVFNGSFKAGQKIKLIAQNKEAEIMEVGYFKPQLSVQKEIKEGEIGFMATGLKDPSLIRVGDTMITIADQRIDQRQSASLAMPGYQEPSPVVFASLFPKDGAEFANLKDALLKLKLSDAALTFELDSQEVLGRGFRCGFLGSLHMEIVLERLEREYNLSLITTTPSVSYEIILKDGTTQNIFSAADLPTADRYLEIREPWVLLTVLSPSKYIGGILELLAHRRGISKHTEYISEDRVEIFYEIPLAEIIVDFHDKLKSVSSGYASLSYEFLELKKGDLIKLDILVAGELVDALSRIVPRGESQEEGKRIVERLKELLPRQWFEVMLQAAIGGKIIARENIAALKKDVTSHMYGGDITRKMKLREKQKKGKKKMKERGRVDIPNSVFFELLKR; encoded by the coding sequence ATGAGTACAACTCAAAATATTAGAAATTTTTCAATAATAGCCCACATAGACCATGGTAAGTCTACGCTAGCCGACAGGCTTTTAGAATTAACTAAAACTGTAGAGGCGCGCCAAATGCATTCACAGTATTTAGATATGATGGATTTGGAAAGAGAAAGAGGGATAACCATTAAAATGCAACCTGTCCGCATGCTCTATGAATCGCGGATAAACGCAGATGATGACGCCGATAAACGCGGATTAATTTATGAAGATCTTACTTATAAAATAAGAGGAGTAATTTTTAATGTTTATAATAAACTCGGTCATGCTTTTAAAGAAAGTGTTTATCAATCAGCATTAGTTGAGGAATTTACTAAGATTGGTTTATCCTTTGAAAAGGAGAAAATAATTGATATTCTCTACGAAAATAAAAAAGTAGGTGTATACAGACCTGACTTTGTTATAGAAAATAAAATAATAATAGAGACAAAAGCATTGCCGTTTATTGGTAAATTAGAAAGACAACAAATTTGGCAATATCTTAAAGGTTCTCAATATCGCTTGGCTCTATTAGTTAATTTTGGAGGCAAGGAACTTTATATAGATCGGATTGTTTTTGATTCTATCCGCGATAATCCGCATTTAGATCAGCGTAAATCAGCGTTTATCTTAAATCTGATAGACACGCCGGGGCACGTGGATTTTTCTTATGAAGTTTCTCGCTCGCTTGCTGCAGTAGAAGGCGTTATTTTACTGGTTGATGGTACTAAGGGTATTCAAGCGCAGACTTTGGCGCATCTGCACCAAGCTCAAAAACAAAACAAAATTATAATCACTGCGGTAAATAAAATAGATTTGCCCAATGCTCGGCCCGAAGAAATAGAAGCAGAATTAAAAAATCTTTTAGGCCAAGATGTGGAAATCTTTAAAATATCGGCGAAAGACGGCACTAACGTAGATAAGCTTTTAGATGCTGTTATAGAAAGGATTCCGTCACCGGAGAAGAAGGACCGCCCTTCCGGGAAGGGCGGTCCTTCCGAAGATTCGCCCGAGATATCTCGCGCGCTCATTTTTGATTCCACTTATGATTCTTATAAAGGAGTTTTGGCATATGTGCGTGTTTTTAACGGAAGTTTTAAGGCGGGGCAGAAAATAAAATTAATAGCTCAAAACAAAGAAGCGGAAATTATGGAAGTGGGGTATTTCAAACCCCAGCTTTCGGTTCAAAAAGAAATTAAAGAAGGAGAAATAGGTTTTATGGCGACAGGCTTAAAAGATCCATCTCTTATAAGAGTGGGAGATACGATGATTACAATCGCAGATCAACGCATAGATCAGCGTCAATCCGCGTCCTTGGCCATGCCAGGATATCAAGAACCGTCGCCAGTTGTTTTTGCTAGTTTGTTTCCAAAGGATGGTGCAGAATTTGCTAACTTAAAAGATGCTTTATTAAAACTTAAACTTTCGGATGCGGCTTTAACTTTTGAATTAGATTCACAAGAAGTTTTGGGCCGAGGTTTTAGATGTGGATTTTTGGGATCGCTTCATATGGAAATAGTTTTGGAAAGGCTAGAGCGTGAATATAATTTATCTTTAATAACAACTACGCCTTCGGTAAGTTACGAAATAATATTAAAGGATGGGACAACTCAGAATATTTTCTCGGCTGCCGATTTACCTACAGCCGACAGATATTTAGAAATCCGTGAACCTTGGGTTTTGTTAACCGTGCTTTCGCCTTCAAAATATATTGGAGGAATTTTAGAACTTTTAGCTCATCGCCGAGGTATTTCTAAACATACCGAATATATTTCGGAAGACAGGGTAGAAATTTTTTACGAAATACCACTAGCCGAAATTATTGTAGATTTTCACGATAAACTAAAAAGTGTTTCTTCGGGTTATGCTTCGTTAAGTTACGAATTTTTAGAATTAAAAAAAGGAGATTTAATCAAACTAGATATTTTGGTGGCCGGTGAACTTGTGGATGCCTTAAGCCGTATTGTGCCGCGTGGAGAGTCGCAAGAAGAGGGTAAAAGAATTGTAGAACGCTTAAAAGAACTTTTACCAAGACAGTGGTTCGAAGTAATGCTTCAAGCGGCTATTGGTGGAAAAATAATTGCCCGCGAAAATATTGCGGCTTTAAAGAAGGATGTAACCAGCCATATGTATGGAGGTGATATTACACGCAAAATGAAGCTTAGAGAAAAGCAAAAAAAGGGTAAAAAGAAAATGAAAGAAAGGGGCAGGGTAGATATTCCAAACTCTGTGTTTTTTGAACTTCTAAAAAGATAA
- the murJ gene encoding murein biosynthesis integral membrane protein MurJ has product MTLNGFNGFLGQKTKGVLVAASILALAGLLSRLLGFARNALLAYYFGAGDVLDAYFLAFRLPDFFFNLLFFGAFTAGFVPVFIKIKNENSKRAWKLASDILSITLLIFAVFGALFFLAAPWILKLIAPGFEGEKLNLAIKLSRVMFLQPMFLGVSVVFSGILQSTHRFLAYALAPIFYNIGIIIGILFFAQKFGPIGLAWGVVLGAVLHMLVQYPAAKHSGFNYQPAFSFKENSIKDIFHIIIPRSLSLILAQLNLVILAGVASFLGSGRVSIFNFANDLNGLILGVVAVPLGVAVFPVFSSEISKKRFKEFSAIFIRTLRQLLFIIMPLAALFFVLRAQIVRLTLGYGKFDWVDTVLTIETLGLFLIGLVFQGILAIVLRAFFALEDAKTTFWVLLFGVLISVALALFLGPVMDVSALALAMSVATIFNTVVLFFILTKKIKDISLRVLVRPVSIFIFGAVAAALASHYTLYFIDRFIDTHKVLHLIIQAGLAGLAGLIAYVLILGFSGIEEYKFIVEKIKSSKKIILPNLDEETHQS; this is encoded by the coding sequence ATGACTTTAAACGGATTTAACGGCTTTTTAGGCCAAAAAACTAAGGGAGTTTTGGTGGCGGCCAGCATACTGGCTTTAGCTGGTCTTTTGAGCCGTTTGCTAGGCTTTGCCAGAAACGCCCTGCTAGCCTATTATTTTGGCGCGGGCGATGTTTTGGATGCTTACTTTTTAGCTTTTAGACTACCCGATTTCTTTTTCAATCTTTTATTTTTTGGAGCTTTTACCGCGGGTTTTGTGCCGGTGTTTATAAAAATTAAAAATGAAAATTCAAAGCGCGCTTGGAAACTGGCGAGCGATATTTTAAGTATTACACTTTTAATTTTTGCTGTTTTTGGCGCTTTGTTTTTTTTAGCGGCGCCGTGGATTTTAAAATTAATTGCGCCGGGTTTTGAAGGCGAAAAATTAAATTTGGCTATAAAATTAAGCCGAGTAATGTTTTTGCAACCAATGTTTTTGGGTGTTTCGGTTGTGTTTTCGGGTATACTGCAATCCACTCACAGATTTTTAGCTTATGCTCTTGCCCCAATTTTTTATAACATCGGCATAATAATTGGCATTTTATTTTTTGCTCAAAAATTTGGGCCAATTGGTTTAGCTTGGGGCGTGGTTTTAGGCGCGGTGTTGCATATGTTGGTGCAGTATCCGGCGGCTAAGCATAGTGGCTTTAATTACCAGCCAGCCTTTTCTTTTAAAGAAAACTCTATAAAAGATATTTTTCATATAATTATTCCACGTTCTTTAAGTTTAATTTTAGCCCAGCTCAATTTAGTTATATTAGCCGGTGTGGCTTCATTTTTAGGTTCGGGGCGAGTTTCTATATTTAACTTTGCTAACGATTTAAATGGCTTAATTTTAGGTGTGGTAGCAGTGCCACTTGGCGTGGCGGTTTTTCCAGTTTTTTCTAGCGAAATATCTAAAAAAAGATTTAAAGAATTTTCGGCTATTTTTATAAGAACATTGCGCCAGCTTTTGTTTATAATAATGCCTTTAGCCGCTTTATTTTTTGTTTTGCGCGCTCAAATAGTCCGCTTAACTTTAGGTTATGGCAAGTTTGATTGGGTAGATACTGTTTTAACCATAGAAACTCTGGGTTTATTTTTAATAGGTTTAGTTTTTCAGGGAATCCTCGCTATTGTGCTTAGGGCATTTTTTGCTTTGGAAGATGCTAAAACAACTTTTTGGGTTTTGTTATTTGGCGTTTTAATAAGTGTGGCTCTAGCCTTATTTTTAGGGCCAGTTATGGATGTTTCGGCTCTGGCTTTGGCTATGAGCGTGGCTACTATATTTAATACGGTGGTTTTGTTTTTTATTTTAACTAAAAAAATAAAAGATATTTCTTTGAGAGTGCTGGTGCGTCCAGTTTCTATTTTTATATTCGGCGCTGTGGCGGCGGCTTTGGCTAGCCACTACACGCTTTATTTTATAGATAGATTTATAGATACGCATAAAGTTTTGCATTTAATTATTCAAGCAGGCTTAGCAGGCTTAGCGGGTTTAATAGCGTACGTTTTAATTTTGGGTTTTTCCGGCATAGAGGAGTATAAGTTTATTGTTGAAAAAATTAAATCTAGCAAAAAAATTATTTTGCCCAATCTAGACGAAGAAACACACCAGAGCTGA
- a CDS encoding DUF4012 domain-containing protein encodes MSSDFVFIDPNKIPPRRSVKPAKSGRFKVKKLSAKVWEKNYEEDIEFQDEVPEFNLLDGVLPENNNTVQAGYIDSLSQAIFMPERVSFGVVNNFVVPQQFIKHEAKTREDVRQELLAEIESIYAKDEELAKRINELSATSRAMPMQLVSASLLDEDIDDKGNLKIHIAPRQNFYKNFGEKTAAESGEPVIKKELAERYRAESDWFQVSLTAPSRVSDLKRYYENKNRRNFNTQALKSELPKKDSSFNLKSAIGYTSVFLVPMALVYLFVSGQFSVSSFASGGGDFVKTALGGVNSKLLSTSSFTLVNSKESEIFPQLTDFNSQIKEAGLGRELNDNIENFLQKNANFSWFNIFKNKPIGNVFSIIEIESLAKVKNALNTLSANNKSLVRLSVEFSNYTSIMSFWNQVLLPDKNYLIVVLNSERSWPGGGEPKNYVVVSTTKEGLETVSSGKFSELDAAFSLKVVPPDPIKITSTSWLPSQSFWFMDFRESAKTVTNFFENTSGKRIDGVIAVNENFLKDLSFKESLTLDTSLPSWFYGFYDALGRKPAGRWAFLASILNEGLSSHEVQFYFKDPVLEKFVEGSGWSTKTGDTIGKDSLGVSWASLKGGSLNLELSEYRAQIFQDGSVMARLNLMVRQNIGDESLNYLKVYLPKGFQVLKAEGFSAKEKIPEFSYATQGFSSDKRIGLFTASKIGNIDIFDEGDSGIIGGWLQLKRNERKTISLEYISAVKISRAEGANSYALKIIRPSQKENTPFRYIITPQEGVKITSLEPNGFVSENMGEYQGNLSQDLNLISSFLFKK; translated from the coding sequence ATGAGCTCGGATTTTGTTTTTATAGACCCTAATAAAATTCCTCCACGCCGATCGGTTAAACCAGCTAAGTCGGGCCGTTTTAAAGTTAAAAAATTATCGGCTAAAGTTTGGGAAAAAAATTACGAAGAAGATATTGAATTTCAGGATGAAGTTCCGGAATTTAACTTATTAGATGGTGTTTTGCCAGAAAATAATAATACGGTTCAAGCAGGCTACATAGATTCTTTAAGTCAGGCTATTTTTATGCCAGAAAGGGTTAGTTTTGGCGTGGTCAATAATTTTGTTGTGCCTCAACAGTTTATAAAACATGAAGCCAAAACAAGAGAAGATGTCCGCCAAGAGCTTTTAGCAGAGATAGAAAGTATTTATGCCAAAGATGAGGAACTTGCCAAAAGGATAAACGAATTATCTGCCACTTCGCGTGCAATGCCGATGCAGTTGGTTAGTGCCTCGTTACTAGATGAAGATATAGATGACAAGGGCAATTTAAAAATTCACATTGCTCCTAGACAAAATTTTTATAAAAATTTTGGCGAAAAAACCGCCGCCGAAAGCGGTGAGCCTGTTATTAAAAAAGAATTAGCCGAACGTTATAGAGCCGAAAGTGATTGGTTCCAAGTTAGTTTAACCGCGCCCTCTAGAGTTTCGGATCTTAAAAGATATTACGAAAATAAAAACAGGCGCAATTTTAATACTCAAGCCTTAAAATCGGAATTACCTAAAAAAGACAGTAGTTTTAATTTAAAATCTGCTATAGGATATACATCGGTATTTTTGGTTCCAATGGCGCTGGTTTATCTTTTTGTTTCTGGGCAATTTTCTGTTTCTAGTTTTGCTTCAGGTGGTGGAGATTTTGTAAAAACCGCTTTAGGCGGGGTTAACTCAAAATTATTAAGTACCTCTAGTTTTACGTTGGTTAATTCTAAAGAAAGCGAAATATTTCCCCAACTGACAGATTTCAATTCCCAAATCAAAGAAGCGGGTCTAGGCCGAGAGTTAAACGATAATATTGAGAATTTTTTACAAAAGAATGCAAACTTTTCATGGTTTAATATTTTTAAAAATAAGCCTATCGGTAACGTTTTTTCTATAATAGAAATAGAAAGTTTGGCCAAAGTTAAGAATGCTTTAAACACGCTAAGCGCTAACAACAAAAGTTTAGTTAGGTTAAGTGTAGAATTTTCTAATTACACTTCTATAATGTCTTTTTGGAACCAGGTTTTATTACCAGATAAAAATTATTTAATAGTAGTTTTAAATTCTGAGCGTTCTTGGCCGGGTGGGGGCGAGCCCAAAAATTATGTTGTTGTTAGTACCACCAAAGAAGGTTTAGAGACAGTATCGTCGGGTAAATTTTCCGAACTAGACGCCGCCTTCAGTTTAAAAGTGGTGCCGCCCGACCCAATCAAGATAACCAGTACTTCTTGGCTGCCCTCACAATCTTTTTGGTTTATGGACTTTAGGGAGTCAGCTAAAACAGTTACAAATTTTTTTGAAAATACATCGGGTAAAAGAATCGATGGTGTAATCGCGGTAAATGAAAATTTTTTAAAAGACTTAAGTTTTAAAGAAAGTTTAACCCTAGATACTTCTTTGCCTAGCTGGTTTTATGGTTTTTATGACGCCTTGGGCCGCAAGCCGGCTGGCCGCTGGGCATTTTTAGCTAGTATTTTAAACGAAGGTTTAAGTTCTCACGAAGTTCAATTTTATTTTAAAGATCCAGTTTTAGAAAAATTTGTGGAAGGTTCAGGCTGGTCAACTAAAACAGGTGATACTATTGGAAAAGACTCGTTAGGGGTTTCCTGGGCTAGCCTAAAGGGCGGGTCTTTGAATTTAGAATTGTCTGAATATCGCGCCCAAATATTTCAAGACGGTTCGGTTATGGCCAGGCTTAATTTAATGGTTCGTCAAAATATAGGGGATGAATCTTTAAATTATTTAAAGGTTTATTTGCCCAAGGGTTTCCAAGTTTTAAAAGCCGAAGGATTTTCGGCCAAAGAAAAAATTCCAGAATTTAGTTATGCTACTCAAGGTTTTTCTTCGGATAAAAGAATTGGTTTGTTTACAGCTTCTAAAATTGGCAATATAGATATTTTTGACGAAGGCGATAGCGGAATTATTGGCGGCTGGCTTCAATTAAAAAGAAATGAAAGGAAAACAATCAGTTTAGAATATATTTCTGCTGTAAAAATTTCGCGCGCCGAAGGCGCAAACAGTTATGCTTTAAAAATTATTCGACCAAGCCAAAAAGAAAATACGCCTTTTCGATATATAATTACCCCACAAGAAGGTGTAAAAATAACCTCGCTTGAACCTAACGGTTTTGTCAGCGAAAACATGGGCGAATACCAAGGCAATCTTTCGCAAGATTTAAATTTAATCTCATCGTTTTTGTTTAAAAAATAA
- a CDS encoding ribonuclease HI family protein, whose protein sequence is MKSNKVIVYTDGGSRGNPGPSAVGVVVCDESGKRIKEYNQVLDDSTNNEAEYEAVIFALKKLKQLFGKNGTKNLNIEFRMDSQLIALQLGGEYKVNEERMQALFMKVWNLKFDFGKLSFKSIPREQNKRADELVNEALDGKGKNASLL, encoded by the coding sequence ATGAAATCTAATAAAGTAATTGTTTATACAGATGGAGGTTCTAGGGGTAACCCCGGCCCATCGGCGGTGGGTGTGGTGGTTTGTGACGAATCTGGTAAAAGAATAAAAGAATATAATCAGGTTCTGGATGACTCTACCAATAACGAAGCAGAATATGAAGCTGTGATTTTCGCGCTTAAAAAACTAAAACAGCTTTTTGGTAAAAACGGCACAAAAAACTTAAATATAGAATTTAGAATGGATAGTCAGCTTATTGCTTTGCAATTAGGTGGGGAATATAAAGTTAACGAAGAAAGAATGCAAGCGCTTTTTATGAAAGTTTGGAATTTAAAGTTTGATTTCGGAAAACTATCTTTTAAATCTATTCCCCGCGAACAGAACAAACGCGCCGATGAATTGGTTAACGAGGCCTTAGATGGTAAGGGGAAAAACGCTAGCTTGTTATAA